Proteins encoded by one window of Fusarium graminearum PH-1 chromosome 1, whole genome shotgun sequence:
- a CDS encoding yebR protein gives MVHADASNFAEGVTKEDAYEQVLWQAEGLVTDQRNWVCNLSNAASLLWHAYKSLGSPSKDVNWAGFYVLDKSSKDPQLILGPFQGKVACQTIKFGKGVCGTAAATHETQLVRDVEEFPGHIACDGDSKSEIVVPILVAQDDGTKKLVAIIDIDCAELNGFDEVDKAHLEQLAALLATSCDW, from the exons ATG GTTCATGCTGATGCGTCAAACTTTGCCGAGGGCGTCACAAAGGAGGATGCCTATGAGCAAGTGCTCTGGCAGGCCGAAGGTCTAGTCACAGACCAACGCAATTGG GTTTG CAATCTTTCAAACGCTGCCTCTCTATTATGGCACGCATACAAGTCCTTGGGTTCACCAAGTAAGGACGTGAACTGGGCTG GATTCTACGTCCTTGACAAGTCATCTAAAGACCCGCAACTTATCCTCGGCCCATTTCAGGGCAAGGTGGCTTGCCAGACCATTAAGTTCGGCAAGGGCGTCTGTGGTACAGCGGCAGCAACTCATGAGACACAACTGGTTCGAGATGTGGAGGAGTTCCCTGGACACATCGCCTGTGACGGAGATAGTAAGAGTGAGATCGTTGTGCCTATTCTCGTTGCTCAGGACGACGGTACCAAGAAGCTGGTGGCTATCATTGACATCGACTGTGCTGAACTGAATGGCTTTGATGAGGTCGACAAGGCACATCTAGAACAGCTTGCGGCTCTGCTCGCCACGAGCTGTGACTGGTAG